The following proteins are encoded in a genomic region of Microtus ochrogaster isolate Prairie Vole_2 chromosome 5, MicOch1.0, whole genome shotgun sequence:
- the Rasl12 gene encoding ras-like protein family member 12 — MSSVFGKPRAGSGPHNVPLEVNLAILGRRGAGKSALTVKFLTKRFISEYDPNLEDTYSSEETVDHQPVHLRVMDTADLDTPRNCERYLNWAHAFLVVYSVDSRQSFEGSSSYLELLALHAKETQRGYPALLLGNKLDMAQYRQVTKAEGAALAGRFGCLFFEVSACLDFEHVQHVFHEAVREVRRGLEKNPMARPLFISEEKALSHQTPLTARHGLASCTFNTLSTISLKEMPTVAQAKLVTVKSSRAQSKRKAPTLTLLKGFKIF; from the exons ATGTCGTCGGTGTTCGGCAAGCCCCGAGCGGGCAGCGGGCCGCACAACGTGCCCCTCGAGGTCAACCTGGCCATCCTGGGGCGCCGCGGGGCGGGCAAGTCTG CCCTGACTGTGAAGTTTCTCACCAAGAGGTTTATCAGCGAATATGACCCCAATTTGG AGGACACCTACAGCTCCGAGGAGACTGTGGACCACCAACCCGTCCACCTGAGGGTCATGGACACTGCAGACCTG GACACCCCCAGGAACTGTGAGCGCTATCTGAACTGGGCCCATGCCTTCCTGGTGGTCTATAGCGTCGATAGTCGCCAGAGTTTTGAGGGCAGCAGCAGCTACCTGGAGTTGCTGGCCTTGCATGCCAAGGAGACTCAGCGCGGCTACCCTGCTCTGCTGCTGGGCAACAAGCTGGACATGGCCCAGTACAG GCAGGTCACCAAGGCTGAGGGAGCGGCTTTGGCAGGCAGATTCGGGTGCCTGTTTTTTGAGGTCTCTGCCTGCCTGGACTTTGAGCACGTGCAGCACGTCTTCCATGAGGCAGTGCGGGAGGTACGGCGGGGGCTGGAGAAGAACCCCATGGCCCGGCCCCTCTTCATCTCTGAGGAGAAAGCCCTGTCTCACCAGACCCCGCTCACAGCCCGACATGGGCTGGCCAGCTGTACTTTCAACACTCTCTCCACTATCAGCCTGAAGGAGATGCCCACGGTGGCCCAGGCCAAGCTGGTCACTGTGAAGTCATCCCGTGCCCAGAGCAAGCGCAAGGCACCCACCTTGACCCTACTGAAGGGCTTCAAGATCTTCTGA
- the Kbtbd13 gene encoding kelch repeat and BTB domain-containing protein 13: MSPGPEVPVQVWVDGQLFQAEQSLLVEHCGFFRGLFRSGMREARAAEVRLGALSAAGFGTALRVLRGERPALAADDELLQAVECAAFLQAPVLARFLEHSVTSDNCSLLCDAAAAFGLHDVLHSAALFIRDGAHELVAELELPEARAYVAGLRPSTYVAVSTHTPTPGFLEDASRTMCYLDEEEDAWRTLAALPLEASTLLAGVATLGNKLYIVGGVCGASKEVVELSFCYDPEGGTWCEFPSPHQPRYDLALAGFEGRLYAIGGEFQRTPMSSVECYDPTTGCWSFVADLPQPATGVPCAHARGRLFVCLWRPADITAVVEYVVQMDKWLLVAELCHSQSYGHFMVAHRDSLYVVRNGPSDDFLHCAIDCLNLVTGQWTSLPGQFVNSKGALFTSVVRGDTVYTVNRVSTLVYAIEDGTWRLLREKAGFPRPGSLQTFLLRLPPGTTGPVATALPEL, encoded by the coding sequence ATGTCCCCGGGTCCCGAGGTCCCTGTGCAGGTGTGGGTGGACGGCCAACTCTTCCAGGCCGAGCAGTCGCTGCTGGTGGAGCACTGCGGCTTCTTCCGTGGGCTCTTCCGCTCTGGCATGCGGGAGGCGCGCGCGGCCGAGGTGCGCCTGGGTGCGCTGAGCGCCGCGGGCTTCGGCACGGCGCTGCGGGTGTTGCGCGGAGAGCGGCCGGCGCTGGCGGCCGACGACGAGTTGCTGCAGGCAGTGGAGTGCGCGGCGTTCCTGCAGGCTCCCGTGCTCGCGCGCTTCCTAGAGCATAGCGTCACGTCGGACAACTGCTCGCTGCTGTGCGACGCCGCGGCCGCCTTCGGTCTGCACGACGTGCTCCACAGCGCCGCGCTCTTCATCCGCGACGGCGCGCATGAGCTGGTGGCGGAATTGGAGCTGCCCGAGGCCCGTGCCTACGTGGCGGGGCTGCGACCCAGCACCTACGTGGCCGTGagcacgcacacacccacacctggCTTCCTAGAGGACGCATCGCGCACCATGTGCTACCTGGACGAGGAAGAGGATGCCTGGCGCACGCTAGCTGCAttgcccttggaggccagcacGCTCCTGGCAGGGGTGGCCACTCTGGGCAACAAGCTCTACATCGTGGGTGGTGTGTGTGGCGCCAGCAAGGAGGTTGTGGAGCTGAGTTTCTGTTACGACCCAGAAGGTGGCACCTGGTGCGAGTTCCCCAGCCCGCACCAGCCGCGGTATGATCTGGCGTTGGCCGGCTTTGAAGGCCGCCTTTATGCCATTGGTGGCGAATTCCAGAGGACTCCCATGAGCTCCGTGGAGTGCTACGATCCCACCACAGGCTGCTGGAGCTTTGTGGCGGACTTGCCACAGCCAGCTACAGGGGTTCCCTGTGCCCACGCGCGTGGCCGCCTttttgtgtgcctgtggaggccggcAGATATCACTGCCGTTGTTGAGTACGTGGTGCAGATGGACAAGTGGTTGCTGGTGGCTGAACTGTGTCATTCGCAGAGCTACGGCCACTTTATGGTGGCCCATCGTGACAGTCTCTATGTGGTGCGTAATGGACCTTCTGATGACTTCCTGCACTGTGCCATCGATTGCCTCAACCTGGTCACAGGCCAGTGGACATCGCTTCCTGGCCAGTTTGTCAACAGCAAGGGAGCACTCTTTACATCCGTGGTGCGTGGGGACACCGTCTATACTGTCAACCGTGTATCCACGTTGGTGTATGCCATTGAAGACGGTACCTGGCGGCTGCTCAGGGAGAAAGCTGGGTTTCCTCGGCCTGGCTCTTTGCAGACCTTTCTCCTGCGGCTGCCGCCGGGCACTACTGGGCCTGTGGCCACCGCATTGCCAGAATTGTGA
- the Slc51b gene encoding organic solute transporter subunit beta: MDTVEGAAVSPEVPQELLEEMIWVFRVEDAAPWNYSMLVLAILVAAISMFLLRRSILANRNRKKQSQDKETPETLHHPDDFRMKENSSLSHLKETLISEKPDLPLGETELNEKDTAQVFFLPDPQETES, translated from the exons ATGGACACTGTGGAGGGAGCTGCAGTCAGTCCTGAGGTGCCCCAGGAACTCCTAGAAGAAATGATTTGGGTTTTTCGTGTAGAAGATG CGGCTCCTTGGAATTATTCCATGCTGGTTCTGGCAATCCTGGTGGCAGCGATAAGCATGTTCCTCCTGAGACGGAGCATCCTGGCAAACAG AAACCGTAAGAAGCAGTCTCAAGACAAAGAAACACCAGAAACGCTGCACCACCCGGACGatttcagaatgaaagaaaacagcagccTGAGCCATCTAAAAGAGACACTGATCTCAGAGAAGCCAGACTTGCCCCTGGGGGAAACTGAGCTGAATGAGAAAGACACAGCGCAGGTCTTCTTTCTACCCGACCCACAGGAAACTGAGAGCTAA